The Acidobacteriota bacterium genome has a window encoding:
- a CDS encoding DUF1517 domain-containing protein: MSILLFLLIGAGTFWLVMLVLAALFAGGIYLVKSDKSQGRIDGSRRAFLGGRGQQYDHALFFGIQLVIQVFGGDELRARLARLIEAEDETDSADEKRRFMKSVASLLIENQYAWEYGYWEFQSDADTAIGNFNQWRNEIEASMATEGDELGSEVDRLHRFSDQKEFLIVTLMLLVDNRETPVEDDIGDYQFRPTYTQLVQPFRSTIENLDESQYWRPATFKQLLQTLQSLDPRTIERDGIYVYPGTAQDGLSSMDLIGDEGWKYLTDHSLRY; the protein is encoded by the coding sequence ATGAGCATTTTGCTTTTCTTGCTGATTGGCGCGGGAACGTTTTGGCTGGTGATGCTGGTTCTGGCCGCGTTGTTCGCGGGTGGCATTTATTTGGTCAAAAGCGACAAAAGCCAGGGACGAATTGACGGCAGCCGCCGAGCCTTTCTGGGTGGTCGGGGGCAACAATACGACCACGCGTTGTTTTTCGGCATTCAATTGGTGATTCAAGTCTTTGGCGGAGACGAATTGCGCGCACGGCTTGCGCGGTTGATCGAAGCCGAAGACGAAACTGATTCCGCCGATGAAAAACGCCGTTTTATGAAATCCGTCGCTTCGCTGCTGATCGAAAATCAGTACGCCTGGGAATATGGGTACTGGGAATTTCAAAGCGACGCCGACACAGCCATCGGCAATTTCAATCAGTGGCGAAACGAAATCGAAGCTTCGATGGCGACCGAAGGCGATGAACTCGGCAGCGAGGTTGACCGGCTTCACCGGTTTTCGGATCAAAAGGAATTTTTGATTGTGACGCTGATGCTGTTGGTGGACAACCGCGAAACCCCCGTCGAAGACGACATCGGCGATTACCAATTCCGCCCGACTTACACGCAACTGGTTCAGCCATTCCGCTCTACCATTGAAAACCTCGACGAAAGCCAATACTGGCGACCGGCAACCTTCAAACAATTGCTGCAAACGTTGCAATCGCTCGACCCGCGAACGATTGAACGCGACGGCATTTATGTGTATCCGGGCACGGCGCAGGACGGATTGTCTTCGATGGATTTGATCGGCGACGAAGGCTGGAAATATCTGACCGACCATTCGCTGCGGTACTAA